A single window of Leptolyngbya ohadii IS1 DNA harbors:
- the gcvP gene encoding aminomethyl-transferring glycine dehydrogenase produces the protein MTSSPSSHPPTHPSTHPPIHSTLTRTTPYLTHPVFSAYRSETEMLRYLYRLQSKDLSLTTAMIPLGSCTMKLNATSEMIPITWTEFGQIHPFVPIDQAQGYQVMFRQLEQWLSEITGFAGISLQPNAGSQGEYTGLLVIRQYHESRGEGHRKVCLIPESAHGTNPASAVMAGMKVVPIACDSEGNIDIEDLRKKAEQHRDNLSALMVTYPSTHGVFEEGIREICEIVHANGGQVYMDGANMNAQVGLCRPADFGADVCHLNLHKTFCIPHGGGGPGMGPIGVQSHLVPFLPGHAIVEMFGNSEQSHIGAVSAAPWGSGSILPISWMYIAMMGGSGLTRATEVAILNANYIAKRLEGHYPVLYKGKNGLVAHECILDLRQFKKTAGIEVDDIAKRLIDYGFHPPTVSWPVAGTVMVEPTESESLQELDRFCDAMIAIREEIREIEAGEVDRENNLLKNAPHTAAALLTDTWERPYSRERAAYPTAWTKTNKFWAAVARIDNAYGDRNLVCSCLPMEAYQE, from the coding sequence CTGACCTCCTCACCCTCTTCCCATCCACCCACTCACCCATCCACCCATCCACCCATCCACTCCACCCTCACCCGCACCACCCCCTACCTCACCCATCCCGTCTTCTCCGCCTATCGATCGGAAACCGAGATGCTGCGGTATCTCTATCGCCTCCAGTCGAAGGATCTGTCGCTGACGACGGCAATGATTCCGCTTGGCTCCTGCACGATGAAGCTGAATGCTACCTCGGAGATGATTCCGATTACCTGGACAGAGTTTGGGCAAATCCACCCCTTTGTGCCGATCGATCAGGCGCAGGGCTATCAGGTGATGTTCCGACAGTTAGAACAGTGGCTCTCAGAAATTACTGGGTTCGCAGGCATTTCCCTCCAGCCAAATGCGGGTTCGCAGGGTGAGTACACCGGACTGCTCGTAATTCGTCAATACCACGAGTCGCGGGGTGAGGGACATCGTAAGGTCTGTCTGATTCCCGAATCTGCCCACGGAACCAATCCGGCGAGTGCAGTCATGGCAGGGATGAAAGTGGTGCCGATCGCCTGCGACAGTGAAGGCAATATTGACATCGAAGATTTACGCAAAAAAGCAGAGCAGCACCGGGATAATCTGTCGGCGTTGATGGTCACTTACCCCTCGACCCACGGCGTATTTGAGGAAGGCATCCGTGAGATCTGCGAAATCGTCCACGCCAACGGCGGACAGGTCTACATGGACGGAGCGAATATGAACGCCCAGGTGGGATTATGTCGTCCCGCAGACTTTGGCGCGGATGTGTGTCATCTGAACCTGCACAAGACTTTCTGTATTCCCCACGGCGGCGGGGGTCCGGGCATGGGTCCGATCGGCGTACAGTCTCACTTAGTTCCCTTTCTGCCGGGTCATGCGATCGTCGAGATGTTCGGCAATTCTGAGCAATCCCACATCGGCGCAGTTTCGGCGGCTCCCTGGGGCAGCGGCAGCATTCTGCCAATCTCCTGGATGTACATCGCCATGATGGGCGGCTCTGGGCTGACTCGCGCAACCGAAGTGGCAATCCTCAACGCCAACTACATCGCCAAGCGCCTGGAGGGTCACTATCCTGTCCTTTATAAGGGCAAGAATGGCTTAGTGGCGCACGAGTGCATTCTGGATCTGCGGCAGTTCAAAAAGACGGCAGGCATCGAAGTAGACGACATCGCCAAGCGGCTGATTGACTACGGCTTCCACCCCCCAACTGTCTCGTGGCCCGTGGCAGGTACAGTCATGGTAGAACCGACCGAAAGCGAATCCCTGCAAGAACTCGATCGCTTCTGCGATGCCATGATCGCTATCCGGGAAGAAATCCGTGAAATTGAAGCCGGAGAAGTCGATCGCGAAAACAATTTGCTTAAGAACGCACCCCACACCGCTGCCGCCCTACTCACGGATACCTGGGAACGCCCTTACTCCCGCGAACGCGCCGCCTACCCGACCGCCTGGACAAAGACCAATAAATTCTGGGCAGCCGTGGCAAGAATCGACAATGCCTATGGCGATCGAAATTTGGTGTGTTCCTGTCTGCCTATGGAAGCGTATCAAGAGTAG
- a CDS encoding DUF3747 domain-containing protein, with product MKSTFRRLAAAAAVTATAVATAFTTIPSAAVQFGQKEVDQTKFVAIAAPVGSGASHQLLVLEQVSSARPCWSESGAAPVLVDPLLTRFDFTGICGRSTDSNGYSLRVNGEDVGMQYSLRVVKQNNDMYLVGATRDRSKPMLFVGKTNGMTNQFAKIELNQGWRFTKRMYNESVLGHVYLTYEGANVPTIGATSGGSTPPVVTPPTNPGTVTPPTSRFRDTVGDIYLAEIDRAVQVGFISGFEDNTFRPQESLTREQLVSMVLGAIDSMPNVNLNIPTQVSGSPYSDVETSRWSAARIQFAKQNNLITGYEDGSFRPAQPVTRAELMAVLRRAGEYAKSLQGQQPQLQGNRPATTFSDTNGHWANGLISQMSTVCSVASPVNESGTAFSPDSAAQRNYAAAATLRMLNCVSPQPTTAQR from the coding sequence ATGAAGTCTACTTTTCGTCGCCTTGCTGCTGCCGCTGCCGTAACCGCTACTGCCGTTGCAACTGCATTTACCACAATTCCCTCAGCTGCCGTTCAGTTTGGACAGAAGGAAGTCGATCAAACTAAATTTGTTGCGATCGCGGCTCCTGTAGGTAGCGGTGCTAGCCATCAGCTTCTCGTCCTAGAGCAGGTTTCCAGTGCCCGTCCCTGCTGGAGTGAATCCGGTGCGGCTCCAGTGTTAGTCGATCCCCTGCTAACACGCTTCGACTTTACCGGAATCTGCGGACGCAGCACCGACAGCAACGGCTACTCGCTTCGAGTGAACGGGGAAGACGTAGGAATGCAGTACAGCCTGCGCGTGGTGAAGCAGAATAACGATATGTATCTGGTGGGCGCAACCCGCGATCGATCGAAGCCCATGCTGTTCGTCGGCAAAACCAACGGCATGACTAATCAGTTTGCCAAGATTGAGCTAAATCAAGGCTGGCGTTTCACCAAGCGGATGTACAACGAGAGCGTTCTGGGTCATGTTTATCTCACCTACGAGGGCGCGAACGTTCCGACAATTGGGGCAACCAGCGGTGGTTCTACTCCTCCTGTCGTCACCCCGCCAACGAATCCGGGCACTGTAACTCCGCCAACCTCGCGATTCCGCGATACGGTGGGCGATATCTATCTGGCAGAAATCGATCGGGCAGTGCAGGTGGGCTTCATCTCCGGCTTTGAGGACAACACCTTCCGTCCGCAGGAGTCCCTGACTCGCGAGCAGTTGGTTTCGATGGTACTGGGCGCGATCGACAGTATGCCCAACGTGAACCTGAACATTCCCACCCAGGTTAGCGGCAGTCCCTACTCTGATGTGGAAACCTCCCGCTGGAGCGCCGCCCGGATCCAGTTCGCTAAGCAGAACAACCTGATTACGGGCTACGAAGATGGCTCCTTCCGTCCGGCTCAGCCTGTCACCCGTGCAGAGTTGATGGCAGTCCTGCGTCGTGCCGGAGAATACGCAAAATCCCTCCAGGGTCAGCAGCCCCAGCTTCAGGGCAACCGTCCTGCCACGACCTTCTCGGATACCAACGGTCACTGGGCAAATGGTCTGATTAGCCAGATGTCTACGGTGTGCAGCGTCGCCTCCCCCGTGAACGAGAGTGGAACCGCCTTCTCGCCAGACAGTGCCGCCCAGCGCAACTATGCCGCCGCCGCAACCCTGAGAATGCTGAACTGCGTCAGCCCCCAGCCGACTACTGCTCAGCGGTAA
- the gcvH gene encoding glycine cleavage system protein GcvH: protein MAFDYPEDLKYQDSHEYARLEGEMVTIGITAFAVDQLGDIVFLELPEVGAELTKGEAFGTVESVKAVEDLVAPVTGTVVERNDPLLDTPEQLADDPYGQAWMLKVRIADASDLEGALSANEYRAQVEGE from the coding sequence ATGGCATTCGACTATCCTGAAGACCTGAAATATCAGGACTCCCATGAGTATGCCCGTTTAGAAGGGGAGATGGTGACGATCGGCATTACCGCCTTTGCGGTCGATCAGCTCGGCGACATCGTATTTCTGGAACTGCCGGAAGTGGGCGCGGAACTGACAAAGGGCGAGGCTTTTGGCACGGTGGAATCGGTGAAAGCCGTGGAAGATCTGGTCGCGCCTGTGACGGGAACGGTCGTAGAACGGAATGATCCCCTGCTGGATACACCGGAGCAGTTGGCGGACGATCCCTACGGGCAAGCCTGGATGCTCAAGGTTCGCATTGCCGATGCGTCTGACTTAGAGGGTGCCCTGTCAGCGAACGAGTATCGCGCCCAGGTTGAAGGCGAGTAA
- a CDS encoding LmeA family phospholipid-binding protein produces the protein MEFLTVLLAAVLGVLSPVSLIADRLAANAIRQQVDHVEDLAVRIDSTPNYRLLQGRADRVRIAGRGVFPIAGVRIDTLEIETDPIAVNIQDLNDLKQPIQAGVRLVLTKEDLNRALRSAPVTSALRDLSLNFLGGTTQQLQQYDFVDPQVQFLPGDPPGAAARSGRIQFQVSLVEQPGTNNPQGDRIEIAGETGVEILAGKQLNLITPQIRINDEAVPAELVGLLLGGLSQQLDLDNFQDSGILARILNFQIQDDRLAIAAFIQLQPGFDFAQE, from the coding sequence ATGGAATTTCTGACCGTTCTGCTAGCTGCGGTGTTGGGGGTATTGTCTCCAGTGAGTTTGATTGCCGATCGTCTGGCGGCAAATGCAATCCGGCAGCAGGTGGATCACGTTGAAGATCTTGCTGTGCGGATCGACAGTACGCCCAACTATCGCCTACTCCAAGGCAGAGCCGATCGGGTGCGAATTGCAGGACGGGGCGTGTTTCCGATCGCCGGAGTCCGAATTGACACGCTCGAAATTGAAACCGATCCGATCGCGGTCAACATTCAGGATTTAAACGACCTGAAGCAGCCTATCCAGGCGGGGGTGCGGCTCGTGTTAACGAAGGAGGATTTGAATCGGGCATTGCGATCGGCTCCTGTTACTAGTGCCCTGCGCGACCTCAGCCTCAACTTTTTGGGCGGCACAACGCAACAGCTTCAGCAATATGACTTTGTTGATCCGCAGGTGCAGTTCCTTCCGGGCGATCCGCCTGGGGCGGCTGCGCGAAGCGGTCGAATTCAGTTTCAAGTCAGCCTGGTGGAACAGCCGGGAACCAACAATCCGCAGGGCGATCGCATTGAAATCGCTGGAGAAACGGGTGTCGAAATTTTGGCAGGCAAACAGCTGAACCTGATCACCCCCCAAATTCGGATCAATGATGAGGCGGTTCCGGCTGAGCTGGTGGGTTTGCTGTTGGGCGGTCTCAGTCAGCAGCTTGATCTGGATAACTTCCAGGACTCCGGTATTCTGGCGCGAATTCTCAACTTTCAGATTCAGGACGATCGGCTAGCGATCGCGGCTTTTATCCAGCTTCAGCCCGGTTTTGATTTCGCCCAGGAATAG
- a CDS encoding FAD-dependent hydroxylase, which translates to MLPHSPASPPPAQYDLTIVGGGIIGLTLACALKDTGLKIALIEAKPREAGLQFRRAYAITLMSGKILAGLGVWDEILPQITTFQQIRLADENHPAIVRLQPEDLGSEELGYVGEHYVIVRALLNRLEGAESITWICPADVQEAEYEADRVTLTLSIAGETHTVQTRLLVAADGSRSPLREAAGIQTKGWQYWQSCITAVIRPEKPHGNIAREHFWSSGPFATLPLPGNRCQIVLTAPHAEAKKWLEVEESEFLAELERRYSGQLGKIELLGDRLLFPVKLMQSDRYTLSRLALVGDAAHCCHPVGGQGMNLGIRDAAALAQVIKTAYQKGEDVGSLKVLRRYERWRKLENLTILGFTDFLDRFFSNTVPPIVFVRRLGLQAMNVVRPMRFLALKLMTGMSGRVPMVASDQHSPAKTQSHPVS; encoded by the coding sequence GACACAGGTTTAAAAATTGCCCTGATCGAAGCAAAGCCGCGTGAAGCGGGACTTCAGTTTCGCCGTGCCTATGCGATTACCCTAATGTCAGGCAAAATCCTGGCAGGGCTGGGCGTTTGGGACGAAATTCTGCCGCAGATCACCACCTTTCAGCAAATCCGCCTCGCTGATGAAAACCATCCTGCGATCGTCCGGCTTCAGCCAGAGGATCTGGGCAGTGAGGAACTGGGCTATGTAGGCGAACATTATGTGATTGTGCGGGCGCTTTTGAATCGGCTGGAGGGGGCGGAGTCGATTACCTGGATTTGTCCGGCGGACGTGCAGGAAGCAGAGTATGAGGCAGATCGGGTGACACTGACCCTCTCGATCGCAGGCGAAACGCACACCGTTCAAACTCGCCTTCTGGTCGCAGCAGACGGATCGCGATCGCCCCTCAGGGAAGCCGCAGGCATTCAAACCAAAGGCTGGCAATACTGGCAGTCCTGCATTACGGCAGTGATTCGTCCGGAGAAGCCCCACGGCAACATTGCGCGGGAGCATTTCTGGTCAAGCGGTCCCTTTGCGACGCTGCCCCTGCCGGGTAATCGCTGTCAAATTGTCTTGACGGCTCCCCATGCCGAAGCGAAAAAATGGCTGGAGGTCGAAGAATCGGAATTTCTGGCGGAACTGGAGCGCCGCTACAGCGGGCAACTGGGCAAGATTGAACTCCTGGGCGATCGGCTTTTGTTCCCCGTAAAACTGATGCAGAGCGATCGCTATACCCTTTCGCGGCTGGCGTTAGTGGGCGATGCGGCACACTGCTGTCACCCCGTCGGCGGGCAGGGCATGAATCTGGGGATTCGGGATGCGGCGGCACTGGCGCAGGTGATCAAAACCGCCTATCAGAAAGGCGAGGATGTGGGCAGCCTCAAGGTTCTGCGGCGATACGAACGCTGGCGCAAGCTGGAAAATTTAACTATCCTGGGATTTACAGACTTCCTCGATCGCTTCTTCTCAAACACGGTTCCGCCGATCGTCTTTGTGCGGAGATTGGGCTTACAAGCTATGAACGTCGTTCGTCCGATGCGGTTTCTGGCACTCAAGCTAATGACAGGCATGAGCGGCAGAGTTCCGATGGTGGCATCCGATCAACATTCTCCTGCTAAAACACAGTCTCATCCAGTTTCATAA
- a CDS encoding EamA family transporter, whose translation MLSTKPSFCPLIEASIGRAVYSPSLITPVPLFKAAHQGVRRFRTFTQWIPPSSYVLLSCFSVQLGLALMKSLYSSLGSAGTVFLCKLIGTVLLLLFYRPCWKLYSLESYVLVGVYGLTIAVGSYAFYAAIERIPLGIATTVEFLGPLGVAFLGSHRRIDLLWIFLAVGGVALLNPLSPTSVNLDLVGMGLALLAAFSWGSYIILAGLVGQVFPGGSGLALGMGIASLLLLPGGIASGGMALLNPSVLLLGVLVAFLNTVLPYSLEFAMLKQVPPRIFGILISVEPAIAAIVGFLILGEQLSFKTLIAIVMVISAAMGVTWFGRQNPHA comes from the coding sequence TTGCTATCTACCAAGCCGTCTTTCTGCCCCCTGATCGAGGCTTCCATCGGTCGTGCAGTCTATTCTCCGAGTTTAATTACGCCTGTTCCACTATTCAAAGCAGCACATCAAGGTGTCCGGCGCTTCCGTACTTTCACTCAATGGATTCCACCCAGCAGCTATGTCCTGCTTTCCTGTTTTTCAGTCCAGCTAGGGCTGGCGCTAATGAAATCGCTCTACAGCAGTCTGGGGTCTGCGGGCACTGTATTTCTTTGCAAACTGATTGGAACCGTGCTGCTGCTGTTGTTTTATCGTCCGTGCTGGAAGCTTTATTCCCTGGAAAGCTATGTTTTAGTTGGGGTTTACGGACTCACAATCGCAGTTGGCAGCTACGCTTTTTATGCGGCGATCGAGCGCATTCCCCTCGGCATTGCAACTACGGTAGAGTTTCTGGGTCCGCTGGGTGTGGCGTTTCTGGGGTCTCATCGCCGGATCGATTTGCTGTGGATTTTTCTGGCGGTTGGGGGCGTGGCGCTATTGAATCCACTCTCGCCCACCTCTGTCAATCTCGATCTGGTTGGCATGGGGTTAGCCCTATTGGCAGCGTTTTCCTGGGGCAGTTACATCATACTCGCAGGTTTGGTAGGGCAGGTTTTTCCGGGTGGCTCTGGCTTGGCGCTGGGCATGGGTATCGCTAGTTTGCTGTTGCTGCCTGGGGGCATTGCGTCGGGTGGGATGGCTTTGCTGAATCCTTCGGTGCTGCTGCTGGGGGTACTGGTTGCCTTCCTCAATACAGTGCTGCCCTACTCGTTAGAGTTTGCCATGCTGAAGCAAGTTCCGCCCCGCATTTTTGGGATACTCATCAGCGTAGAGCCTGCCATTGCGGCGATCGTCGGCTTCCTCATTCTGGGCGAACAGCTTAGCTTCAAAACTCTGATTGCGATCGTCATGGTCATCTCTGCGGCGATGGGAGTAACGTGGTTTGGCAGACAGAATCCCCATGCCTAA
- the recD2 gene encoding SF1B family DNA helicase RecD2, whose amino-acid sequence MTDAQSHHANGNSSAAKVQDEAGSYRGAPIESLQGVVERLTFYSEESGYTVARMKVPRTSELITVVGSFANIQPGQTLQLQGIWRDHPKFGQQFQVTQYRETKPATLTGIEKYLGSGLIKGVGPVTAKRIVAHFGLETLDIIENQIDRLVEVPGIALKRVKLIQAAWVEQKSIKEVMLFLQGHGVSTTYAVKIFKQYGDRSIGVVQENPYQLASDIYGIGFVTADTIARNLGIPPGSTYRYRSGILHVLSEAADEGHCFLPQDELVERTVKRLAIADHQPTPEEIAPLIGELAKDGELVIQDTLDQGYVCYLPTFYGAEFGLAERVRRLLINPIEVDLPRVQRWIDRFTEKTGLQLSDQQRQAVEMAAQHRVLILTGGPGTGKTFCTRTIVALWKAMGKSIALASPTGRAAQRLSEMTGQEAKTIHRLLEFDPSNMGFKRDRDNPIPAQAVVVDEASMLDIFLANSLMKAIDPEAQVLLVGDIDQLPSVGAGNVLSDLMHSGEIPVVRLTQVFRQAQTSQIVMNAHRINQGQMPQIERVSNQPRSDCLWLTAPEPPDGVQAIRDLITNLIPQLGFEDRDVQILSPMTRGEVGTRNLNQILQQLINPSGYGKAELTRGGTTLRVGDRIIQQVNDYNREVFNGDLGIVQAIDTDQQEVTVLFGYRLVNYDYADLNEIALAFAISIHKSQGSEYPVVILPVYMQHYLLLSRNLIYTGLTRAKRLAIFVGPQKAIGYAVRQVRDRERYTLLMERLQA is encoded by the coding sequence GTGACTGACGCTCAGAGCCATCATGCAAACGGGAATTCTTCTGCCGCAAAGGTGCAGGACGAAGCGGGTTCCTATCGGGGTGCGCCGATCGAATCGTTGCAGGGGGTGGTGGAGCGGCTGACGTTTTACTCGGAGGAATCGGGCTATACGGTGGCGCGGATGAAGGTGCCCCGCACGAGTGAGCTGATTACGGTCGTCGGCAGTTTTGCCAATATTCAGCCAGGGCAGACGCTTCAGCTTCAGGGCATTTGGCGCGATCATCCCAAGTTTGGGCAGCAGTTTCAGGTGACGCAGTATCGGGAGACTAAACCCGCGACGCTGACGGGCATCGAAAAGTATTTGGGCAGCGGTTTAATTAAGGGTGTGGGTCCGGTGACAGCGAAGCGCATCGTCGCCCACTTTGGCTTAGAGACGCTGGATATTATTGAGAATCAGATCGATCGCCTCGTTGAAGTACCGGGGATTGCCCTCAAGCGGGTCAAACTGATTCAGGCAGCCTGGGTGGAGCAGAAGTCCATCAAAGAGGTGATGCTGTTCCTCCAGGGACACGGGGTTTCGACTACCTATGCAGTGAAGATTTTCAAGCAGTACGGCGATCGCTCCATTGGGGTGGTTCAGGAAAATCCCTACCAGCTTGCCAGCGATATCTACGGCATTGGCTTCGTTACGGCAGATACGATCGCCCGCAATCTGGGCATTCCTCCCGGTTCCACCTATCGCTATCGCAGCGGCATTCTCCACGTTTTAAGCGAGGCGGCGGACGAAGGACACTGTTTTCTACCCCAGGATGAACTGGTGGAACGAACGGTGAAACGCTTGGCGATCGCGGATCATCAGCCCACACCGGAGGAAATTGCGCCGCTGATTGGTGAGTTGGCAAAGGACGGAGAGCTAGTCATTCAGGACACGCTGGATCAGGGCTATGTTTGCTATTTGCCGACTTTCTACGGTGCGGAGTTTGGCTTGGCGGAACGGGTGCGGCGACTGTTGATCAATCCGATCGAAGTGGATTTGCCCCGTGTGCAGCGGTGGATCGATCGCTTCACAGAAAAGACCGGACTTCAGTTGTCGGATCAGCAGCGGCAGGCGGTCGAAATGGCGGCACAGCATCGTGTTCTGATTCTCACGGGCGGACCCGGAACCGGAAAGACTTTCTGTACGCGCACGATCGTCGCCCTCTGGAAGGCAATGGGAAAATCAATTGCGCTGGCTTCCCCCACCGGACGCGCTGCCCAACGACTCAGCGAAATGACCGGACAGGAGGCAAAAACGATTCACCGCCTGCTGGAGTTTGACCCCTCGAATATGGGCTTCAAGCGCGATCGCGATAATCCGATTCCGGCACAGGCAGTCGTAGTGGATGAGGCTTCGATGCTGGATATCTTCCTGGCGAATTCCCTGATGAAGGCGATCGATCCAGAAGCGCAGGTGTTGTTAGTGGGTGATATTGATCAGTTACCGAGCGTGGGAGCAGGCAATGTGCTGTCGGATTTAATGCATTCCGGCGAAATTCCCGTCGTGCGGCTCACGCAGGTCTTCCGGCAGGCGCAAACCAGCCAAATTGTGATGAATGCCCACCGGATTAATCAGGGACAGATGCCGCAGATCGAACGAGTCTCGAATCAGCCGCGATCGGACTGTCTGTGGCTGACTGCGCCCGAACCGCCGGACGGGGTACAGGCAATCCGCGATCTGATCACCAATTTGATTCCTCAGCTTGGCTTTGAGGATCGGGATGTGCAGATCCTCAGTCCCATGACGCGCGGAGAAGTGGGCACCCGCAATCTCAACCAGATTTTGCAGCAGCTCATCAACCCTTCTGGGTACGGCAAAGCAGAACTGACGCGGGGCGGAACTACACTACGAGTCGGCGATCGCATCATTCAGCAGGTCAACGACTACAACCGGGAAGTCTTTAACGGCGATCTGGGCATCGTTCAGGCGATCGACACCGACCAGCAGGAGGTCACCGTTTTGTTTGGCTACAGATTGGTGAACTACGACTACGCGGACTTAAACGAAATTGCCCTCGCCTTTGCCATCAGCATTCACAAATCCCAGGGCAGCGAATATCCGGTGGTGATCCTGCCTGTGTATATGCAGCATTATCTTCTGCTGTCGCGCAATCTGATCTACACCGGACTAACTCGCGCCAAGAGGCTGGCGATTTTTGTGGGACCCCAGAAGGCGATCGGCTATGCGGTGCGGCAGGTCAGGGATCGGGAGCGGTACACGCTGCTGATGGAGCGGCTTCAAGCATAG
- a CDS encoding fasciclin domain-containing protein, producing the protein MTMKIGTKALAIVFAISAGSFVPVAAMAQSTPSESSTPATTTTASETIVGVAAANPDFSTLVQAVQAAGLVQTLSGPGPFTVFAPTNEAFAALPAGVLQALLEPENRDLLTQILTYHVVSGELPSSQIRTGSVDSLNGPLNIQASSTGVTVNNATVTTPDVEASNGVIHVIDEVLVPQTTAAELTRRLQAAQTPDDATGTAGTTGTTGTTGTTSTTGTTGTTGSASTSRTEVTGSGSATQTTRTQTTTTQTTRTQTTQPAQTTQPAQTSEPAQTTPVRALW; encoded by the coding sequence ATGACTATGAAAATCGGTACTAAGGCACTGGCAATCGTGTTTGCTATCAGTGCAGGAAGTTTTGTCCCTGTTGCGGCAATGGCTCAATCTACCCCTTCTGAGTCTTCCACGCCCGCGACGACCACGACAGCTTCCGAGACGATCGTAGGTGTTGCTGCTGCGAATCCTGACTTCAGTACGCTGGTTCAGGCAGTTCAGGCAGCCGGACTGGTACAGACTCTCTCTGGACCTGGACCGTTCACCGTCTTTGCGCCAACGAACGAAGCTTTTGCTGCGCTTCCCGCTGGAGTTCTTCAGGCATTGCTGGAGCCAGAAAACCGGGATCTGCTGACGCAAATCCTCACCTACCACGTTGTTTCCGGTGAACTGCCTTCCAGCCAAATTCGGACTGGCTCGGTTGACAGCCTCAACGGTCCACTTAATATTCAGGCTTCATCTACTGGCGTCACGGTCAATAACGCAACGGTGACAACTCCCGACGTGGAGGCAAGCAATGGAGTAATCCACGTGATTGACGAAGTTCTCGTCCCCCAAACCACTGCTGCTGAACTGACCCGCCGCCTCCAGGCTGCCCAAACCCCTGATGATGCTACAGGTACGGCAGGCACAACGGGTACTACGGGTACCACGGGCACAACGAGTACCACGGGCACAACGGGTACAACAGGCAGTGCCAGCACAAGCCGCACCGAAGTGACTGGAAGTGGTTCTGCAACTCAGACCACTCGCACCCAGACCACAACGACCCAAACAACTCGTACCCAGACCACTCAGCCCGCTCAAACGACTCAGCCTGCTCAAACATCTGAGCCTGCTCAAACGACCCCTGTGCGGGCACTCTGGTAA